A section of the Streptomyces sp. NBC_00178 genome encodes:
- a CDS encoding ThuA domain-containing protein, with protein MFPRLSRLSTRAASSLAVALGLAGSLLTPASAAPAADPAYKVLVFSKTAGFRHDSIPAGTQTIRDLGSANNFTVTATEDSNAFTTANLAGFKAVVFLSTTGDVLNTTQQSALQSYVDGGGGYLGIHAAADTEYEWPQYQQLVGAWFKSHPAIQQATVRTEDRANPATSHLGQTWSRTDEWYNYRTNPRPDVRVLQSLDEGSYNGGEMSGDHPITWCHPQGSGRSFYTGLGHTQESYADPAFRSLLLGGIRYAAGFAKADCRPETGYTSLYNGSTTGWSQAGPGSFTNTDATLTSTGGMGLYWYRAKEFASYSLKLDWRMPGDDNSGVFVGFPASDDPNSAVSQGYEIQIDATDSADRTTGAVYGFKSADIAARDAALNPPGSWNTYEIRVEGERLQVFLNGTRVNDFTNTDPVRSLAQGYIGIQNHGTGDDVAFRNIRIKELGGTNPPTSTTYEGESYTSSQGVQAADHAPASGGRTLGYIENGDWAGYAQASLTGAKTFTAKVSSAGAGGTVQVRSGSATGPVIGTVSVPNTGGWETFSTVSTALSGTPTGPVFLTFTGGAGSLFDIDTFTLGR; from the coding sequence ATGTTTCCTCGACTCAGCCGGCTGTCGACGAGGGCGGCCTCGTCCCTCGCCGTCGCGCTCGGCCTCGCGGGCTCGCTCCTGACGCCCGCCTCGGCGGCGCCCGCCGCCGACCCCGCCTACAAGGTGCTGGTCTTCTCCAAGACGGCCGGCTTCCGCCACGACTCCATCCCGGCCGGCACCCAGACCATCCGCGATCTTGGATCGGCCAACAACTTCACCGTCACCGCCACCGAGGACAGCAACGCCTTCACCACGGCCAACCTGGCAGGCTTCAAGGCGGTGGTCTTCCTCTCGACCACCGGTGACGTCCTGAACACGACCCAGCAGTCAGCCCTCCAGTCCTACGTGGACGGGGGCGGCGGCTACCTGGGCATCCACGCCGCGGCCGACACCGAGTACGAATGGCCGCAGTACCAGCAGCTCGTCGGCGCCTGGTTCAAGAGCCACCCGGCGATCCAGCAGGCCACGGTACGGACCGAGGACCGGGCCAACCCGGCCACCTCCCACCTCGGCCAGACCTGGAGCCGCACCGACGAGTGGTACAACTACCGCACCAACCCGCGCCCCGACGTGCGGGTGCTCCAGAGCCTGGACGAGGGCAGCTACAACGGCGGCGAGATGAGCGGCGACCACCCCATCACGTGGTGCCACCCGCAGGGCAGCGGCCGTTCCTTCTACACGGGACTCGGCCACACCCAGGAGTCGTACGCCGACCCCGCCTTCCGTTCGCTGCTGCTCGGCGGCATCCGGTACGCGGCGGGCTTCGCCAAGGCGGACTGCCGCCCAGAGACCGGCTACACGAGCCTCTACAACGGCTCCACCACCGGCTGGTCCCAGGCAGGGCCCGGCAGCTTCACCAACACCGACGCCACCCTCACGTCGACGGGCGGTATGGGCCTGTACTGGTACCGTGCCAAGGAGTTCGCCTCCTACTCGCTCAAGCTGGACTGGCGGATGCCGGGAGACGACAACTCCGGCGTGTTCGTCGGCTTCCCGGCCTCCGACGACCCCAACTCGGCCGTCAGCCAGGGGTACGAGATCCAGATCGACGCCACCGACTCCGCCGACCGCACCACAGGGGCCGTCTACGGCTTCAAGTCGGCGGACATCGCGGCGCGCGACGCGGCGCTGAACCCGCCGGGGAGCTGGAACACGTACGAGATCCGGGTGGAGGGCGAACGGCTCCAGGTGTTCCTGAACGGAACGAGGGTCAACGACTTCACCAACACCGACCCCGTTCGCTCGCTCGCGCAGGGATACATCGGGATCCAGAACCACGGCACCGGTGACGACGTGGCCTTCCGCAACATCCGGATCAAGGAACTGGGCGGCACGAACCCGCCCACCTCGACCACCTACGAGGGGGAGTCCTACACCTCCTCGCAGGGGGTCCAGGCAGCGGACCACGCCCCGGCCAGCGGCGGCAGGACGCTCGGCTACATCGAGAACGGCGACTGGGCGGGCTACGCCCAGGCATCACTGACGGGTGCGAAGACCTTCACCGCCAAGGTCTCCTCGGCCGGGGCGGGCGGCACCGTACAGGTCCGCTCCGGCTCGGCCACCGGACCGGTGATCGGGACGGTCTCCGTGCCCAACACCGGAGGCTGGGAGACCTTCAGCACGGTCTCCACAGCGCTCTCCGGCACACCGACCGGACCGGTGTTCCTCACCTTCACCGGCGGCGCGGGATCCCTGTTCGACATCGACACCTTCACCCTCGGGAGGTAG
- a CDS encoding alpha/beta hydrolase family protein, with product MIPTTAGAPGRSVTRRRILGGLTATAATLVLPASAALAAANPGNGLFRCDLPAPTGPHSVSTVDLHLVDPRRSDPWVDDAVQPRELMITVWYPARPNAEGPAAPYATSGLGPAFDTFAGSLGIPARSVDWTHIGTHATVGAPAAHLAERLPVVLYTPGRLNPRFLDTTIAADLASHGYAVVAVDHTYEALAVEFPDGRVMTPAPALVGTLSPEVMKAAVDCRVADLRFLLDQLRLLARGRHLDSGGRALPAGLGAALDLSSVGIFGHSLGGTAAAEAMRLDRRISAGAIMEGPLGYGLDDPELFAPVTRTGLRQPFLLAGSSYTPELPFTHTHVPAWQALWRNSTGWKRDVWTAQARHQSYSDFQTLIPALAAQFGTPPPAAVAAMIGDIDPVSFTDARRACLTAFFDQSLKNRRRPLLDNPTRRFPDVTRII from the coding sequence ATGATCCCAACTACTGCAGGCGCACCGGGTCGTTCAGTCACCCGTCGCCGAATCCTTGGCGGTCTCACGGCCACCGCCGCCACCCTCGTGCTCCCCGCGTCCGCCGCCCTTGCCGCGGCGAACCCGGGAAATGGACTCTTCCGCTGCGACCTTCCCGCTCCCACCGGACCCCACTCGGTCAGCACTGTTGACCTGCACCTGGTCGACCCTCGGCGAAGCGACCCATGGGTCGACGATGCCGTCCAGCCACGAGAACTCATGATCACCGTCTGGTATCCCGCGCGGCCGAACGCCGAGGGACCGGCAGCGCCCTACGCCACGTCCGGTCTCGGACCGGCCTTCGACACCTTCGCGGGGTCCCTGGGCATCCCCGCCCGCTCCGTCGACTGGACCCACATAGGCACACATGCGACCGTCGGCGCCCCGGCAGCGCACCTGGCCGAACGGCTGCCTGTCGTGCTCTACACGCCCGGCCGACTCAACCCGCGCTTCCTTGACACCACCATCGCCGCCGACTTGGCCAGCCACGGGTACGCGGTCGTAGCCGTCGACCACACATACGAAGCGCTCGCCGTCGAGTTTCCCGACGGCCGTGTCATGACCCCCGCTCCTGCGCTGGTCGGCACGCTGTCACCAGAGGTAATGAAGGCTGCCGTGGACTGTCGGGTGGCGGACCTGCGATTCCTGTTGGACCAGTTGCGGCTGCTCGCCCGTGGTCGTCACCTCGACTCCGGCGGCCGCGCACTTCCGGCCGGACTCGGAGCCGCACTCGACCTGTCTTCGGTCGGCATCTTCGGCCATTCCCTGGGCGGCACGGCCGCAGCCGAGGCGATGCGCCTGGACCGACGTATCAGCGCCGGTGCGATAATGGAGGGCCCGCTCGGCTACGGCCTGGACGACCCGGAACTGTTCGCACCTGTCACACGTACGGGACTGCGGCAACCCTTTCTCTTGGCGGGTAGTTCGTACACACCTGAGCTTCCCTTCACGCACACCCACGTGCCCGCCTGGCAGGCTCTGTGGAGGAACTCCACCGGTTGGAAGCGTGATGTGTGGACCGCACAGGCACGTCACCAGTCCTACAGCGATTTCCAGACACTCATTCCCGCGCTTGCCGCCCAGTTCGGCACCCCACCGCCCGCTGCCGTAGCCGCCATGATCGGAGACATCGACCCGGTCAGCTTCACCGACGCACGTCGGGCCTGCCTCACCGCCTTCTTCGACCAGTCCCTGAAGAACCGGCGGCGCCCGCTGCTGGACAACCCCACCCGGCGCTTCCCCGACGTCACCCGCATCATCTGA
- a CDS encoding NmrA family NAD(P)-binding protein, which yields MSTQTTGTIAVFGATGQQGGAVVDALLDHKARVRALVRNPQSDRAQELTARGVELAAIRVDDPASLAAALATVEGFYFMTPEANSLEEVEAEIRIGTALVDAAVEAGVPHVVFNSVFGAERESGVPHHDSKHWIEEHLRKSGLRATMVRATAFMENFASVMAPSLEHGEIVLRLPLPEDVALKMISVRDIGRVAAALLLDPAKAPGGAVALVGDELTGPRIAAAFGTRAGLPARYEALPLSVLPNDLDQAMFREFATAAQHTSDPAAVRSIEPATLDLVGWIRATGWTASKDVAGS from the coding sequence ATGAGCACACAGACGACCGGCACGATCGCGGTCTTCGGCGCAACGGGGCAACAGGGCGGGGCGGTGGTCGACGCACTGCTGGACCACAAGGCACGGGTGCGGGCCTTGGTCCGCAACCCGCAGTCCGACCGGGCTCAGGAGCTGACCGCCCGCGGCGTCGAGCTGGCGGCCATCCGGGTCGACGACCCGGCGTCGCTGGCCGCCGCGCTGGCGACGGTCGAGGGGTTCTACTTCATGACCCCGGAGGCGAACAGTCTCGAAGAGGTCGAGGCGGAGATCCGCATCGGGACAGCACTCGTCGACGCGGCGGTCGAGGCAGGCGTCCCGCACGTCGTGTTCAACTCGGTCTTCGGAGCGGAACGGGAGTCGGGTGTGCCGCACCACGACTCGAAGCACTGGATCGAAGAGCACCTGAGGAAGTCCGGCCTCAGGGCCACGATGGTTCGCGCGACCGCCTTCATGGAGAACTTCGCGAGCGTGATGGCACCGAGCCTGGAGCACGGGGAGATCGTGCTGAGGCTGCCGCTGCCGGAGGACGTCGCCCTGAAGATGATCTCTGTCAGGGACATCGGCCGGGTCGCCGCCGCGCTCCTGCTCGACCCCGCAAAGGCGCCCGGCGGAGCCGTCGCGCTCGTCGGCGACGAGCTGACAGGCCCCCGGATCGCCGCGGCGTTCGGGACGCGCGCCGGGCTCCCGGCACGCTACGAGGCCCTCCCGTTGAGTGTGCTTCCCAACGACCTCGACCAGGCGATGTTCCGCGAGTTCGCGACGGCGGCGCAACACACTTCGGACCCCGCGGCGGTGCGCTCGATCGAGCCGGCCACCCTGGACCTGGTCGGGTGGATCCGCGCTACCGGCTGGACCGCGTCCAAAGACGTGGCTGGATCCTGA
- a CDS encoding carbohydrate-binding protein, with amino-acid sequence MRWLTVLGLVISGGALGGPAASAHPGHPEHEAAAAAIPAGDYQQVQLALGAAELGEAMSLAVLPDRAVVHTARDGTVRYTDAAGNTKTAGKLDVYTHDEEGLQGIAADPGFSSNRYLYLYYSPKLSTPGGDAPVTGSAATFEAWKGHLNLSRFTLKADGTLDLASEKVVLEVPNDRGQCCHVGGDIDFDAAGNLYLTTGDDTNPFESSGYSPIDERTDRNPQFDAQRSSGNTNDLRGKVLRIKPTAAGGYTVPAGNLFAPGTARTRPEIYAMGFRNPFRMSVDKATGAVYLGDYGPDAGVTDGSRGPSGQVEFNRITAPGNYGWPYCTGTNTATETYGEYTFPSGPSAGKYNCGSGPANNSFRNTGLPTLPAAKPAWIRYAGDAGSPSEFGSGSESPMGGPVYRYDAALNSNVKFPQSLDGRFFAGEYGRKWIKAIEVKSDGTPGVIEAFPWTGTQVMDQAFGPDGALYVLDYGTGGNNQALYRVEYIGAANRNPVAKAAADKVSGPTPLTVAFSSAGSSDPEGRALTYAWDFGDGTSSTAASPSHTYTTNGTFRPTLTVKDPEGLTGSASLVVTAGNTAPTVTLQSPKDGQLFSFSDTVPFQVSVSDPEDGTIDCSKVKVTYLLGHDEHRHQITQTTGCSGNLTVPADGEHDSAANIYGVFDAEYTDAAGLTTHSARILQPRHRQGEHFGAQNGIQIAAHGTAEGGSTVGFTDNNDWVSFTPYNLANATRFTARVSSGGAGGTIEVRAGSATGTLLGSAAVAPTGGWENFVDVSANLTNVPTASTELFLVFKGATGQGNLFDLDAFTLATGSTGSSQTVEGESFSSGQGVQAADHAPASGGRTLGYIENGDWAGYAAVPTAGTKTFSAKVSSAGAGGTVQIRSGSATGAVLGSVAVANTGGWETFTTVSTTLTGTASSGALFLTFTGGAGSLFDIDTLTLTK; translated from the coding sequence TTGAGGTGGCTCACGGTACTCGGCCTGGTGATCAGCGGCGGTGCCCTCGGCGGCCCCGCAGCCTCAGCCCACCCCGGCCACCCCGAGCACGAGGCCGCTGCTGCGGCCATCCCGGCCGGCGACTACCAGCAAGTACAACTCGCCTTGGGCGCAGCAGAGTTGGGCGAAGCCATGTCGCTCGCAGTGCTGCCTGACCGGGCCGTTGTGCACACGGCCAGGGACGGCACGGTCCGCTACACCGACGCCGCGGGCAACACCAAGACTGCCGGCAAGCTGGACGTCTACACGCACGACGAGGAGGGCCTCCAGGGTATAGCCGCCGACCCGGGCTTCTCCTCCAACCGCTACCTGTACCTGTATTACTCACCCAAGCTCAGCACCCCGGGCGGTGACGCCCCCGTCACCGGCAGCGCCGCCACGTTCGAGGCGTGGAAGGGTCACCTCAACCTGTCCCGCTTCACTCTCAAGGCCGACGGCACCCTCGACCTCGCCAGCGAGAAGGTCGTGCTGGAAGTCCCCAACGACCGTGGCCAGTGCTGTCACGTGGGCGGCGATATCGACTTCGACGCCGCCGGGAACCTCTATCTGACGACCGGTGACGACACCAACCCCTTCGAGTCGAGTGGCTACTCGCCCATCGACGAACGGACCGACCGCAACCCGCAGTTCGACGCCCAGCGCTCCTCGGGCAACACCAACGACCTGCGTGGCAAGGTGCTGCGGATCAAGCCCACCGCCGCCGGTGGCTACACCGTGCCCGCCGGGAACCTCTTCGCGCCCGGCACGGCGAGGACCCGCCCCGAGATCTACGCGATGGGGTTCCGCAACCCGTTCCGGATGTCCGTCGACAAGGCCACCGGTGCCGTCTACCTCGGTGACTACGGCCCCGACGCGGGCGTCACCGACGGCAGCAGGGGCCCGAGCGGACAGGTCGAGTTCAACCGGATCACCGCCCCGGGCAACTACGGCTGGCCCTACTGCACGGGTACGAACACCGCCACCGAGACGTACGGCGAGTACACCTTCCCGAGCGGTCCGTCCGCGGGGAAGTACAACTGCGGCTCCGGCCCGGCCAACAACTCCTTCCGCAACACCGGCCTGCCGACCCTCCCCGCCGCCAAGCCGGCGTGGATCCGGTACGCCGGGGACGCCGGCTCGCCGTCCGAGTTCGGCAGCGGTTCCGAATCCCCCATGGGCGGCCCGGTCTACCGCTACGACGCGGCGCTGAACTCCAACGTCAAGTTCCCCCAGTCCCTCGACGGACGCTTCTTCGCGGGCGAGTACGGCCGTAAGTGGATCAAGGCCATCGAGGTCAAGTCCGACGGAACTCCGGGTGTCATCGAGGCCTTCCCCTGGACCGGTACGCAGGTGATGGACCAGGCCTTCGGGCCCGACGGAGCCCTCTACGTCCTCGATTACGGCACCGGCGGCAACAACCAGGCCCTCTACCGGGTCGAGTACATCGGCGCCGCCAACCGCAACCCGGTCGCCAAGGCAGCCGCCGACAAGGTCTCGGGACCGACGCCGCTGACCGTCGCGTTCTCCTCGGCCGGCAGCTCCGACCCCGAGGGCCGAGCCCTCACGTACGCCTGGGACTTCGGTGACGGCACCAGCTCCACCGCGGCCAGCCCGAGCCACACGTACACCACCAACGGCACCTTCCGTCCCACCCTCACGGTCAAGGACCCCGAAGGGCTGACCGGTTCGGCCAGTCTCGTGGTGACCGCGGGGAACACCGCACCGACGGTCACGCTCCAGTCCCCGAAGGACGGCCAGCTGTTCTCCTTCAGTGACACCGTGCCCTTCCAGGTGTCGGTCAGCGACCCCGAGGACGGCACCATCGACTGCTCCAAGGTCAAGGTCACCTACCTCCTCGGCCACGACGAGCACCGGCATCAGATCACCCAGACCACCGGATGCTCCGGCAACCTGACCGTGCCCGCCGACGGCGAGCACGACAGTGCGGCCAACATCTACGGAGTGTTCGACGCCGAGTACACCGACGCCGCCGGACTGACGACGCACAGCGCGCGCATCCTCCAGCCGCGCCACCGGCAGGGCGAGCACTTCGGCGCGCAGAATGGCATCCAGATCGCCGCGCACGGCACGGCGGAGGGCGGCAGCACCGTCGGGTTCACCGACAACAACGACTGGGTGTCCTTCACGCCGTACAACCTCGCCAACGCCACCCGCTTCACCGCCCGGGTCTCCTCGGGAGGTGCCGGCGGCACGATCGAGGTGCGCGCGGGCTCCGCCACCGGCACGCTGCTGGGTAGCGCCGCCGTCGCACCGACCGGCGGCTGGGAGAACTTCGTCGACGTATCGGCGAACCTCACCAACGTTCCCACAGCCAGCACAGAGTTGTTCCTCGTCTTCAAGGGTGCGACCGGACAGGGCAACCTCTTCGATCTCGACGCGTTCACCCTCGCCACGGGCAGCACCGGATCGAGTCAGACGGTCGAGGGCGAGTCGTTCAGTTCCGGGCAGGGTGTTCAGGCCGCCGACCACGCCCCCGCGAGCGGCGGCAGGACGCTCGGCTACATCGAGAACGGCGACTGGGCGGGTTACGCGGCGGTCCCGACGGCCGGGACCAAGACCTTCAGTGCGAAGGTGTCCTCGGCCGGCGCGGGCGGCACCGTCCAGATCCGCTCCGGCTCGGCGACCGGCGCCGTGCTCGGCTCGGTGGCGGTCGCCAACACCGGCGGCTGGGAGACCTTCACCACGGTCTCGACCACACTGACCGGTACGGCGTCCTCGGGCGCTCTGTTCCTCACCTTCACCGGTGGTGCAGGGTCGCTGTTCGACATCGACACCCTCACCCTCACCAAGTGA
- a CDS encoding SDR family oxidoreductase, producing the protein MAVITGASSGIGQATARQLVARGAAVALVARREDRLNALVEELTAAGGRAIAITTDVTDAEAVARAARHVKDQLGPASILINNAGVMLPTIPFGRERIEDSNRQIDLNTTAVVSVIAAFTDQLVESAARGGVADVINTSSIAAQNLFMPFAVYAGTKAFVTHFSRTLREEFGPKGIRVSAIEPGLTETELYNHVQHDDVNAWLSGTKENFKWLQEENIADVVTFTVSLPAHVTLQQTVIMPTGQTG; encoded by the coding sequence GTGGCGGTCATCACCGGGGCATCCAGCGGCATCGGGCAGGCGACCGCACGCCAGCTCGTCGCCCGCGGCGCGGCCGTCGCGCTCGTCGCCCGCCGTGAGGACCGCCTGAACGCGCTGGTCGAGGAGCTGACCGCGGCCGGGGGCCGGGCCATCGCGATCACTACGGACGTGACCGACGCCGAAGCCGTCGCCCGTGCCGCGCGGCACGTCAAGGACCAGCTGGGACCGGCGAGCATCTTGATCAACAACGCCGGCGTCATGCTGCCGACCATTCCCTTCGGGCGCGAGAGGATCGAGGACTCGAACCGCCAGATCGACCTCAACACCACCGCGGTGGTGTCCGTGATCGCGGCGTTCACCGATCAGCTCGTCGAATCGGCTGCACGCGGTGGTGTCGCCGACGTGATCAACACCTCCTCCATTGCCGCGCAGAACCTCTTCATGCCATTCGCGGTCTACGCCGGCACCAAGGCGTTCGTGACCCACTTCTCGCGGACCCTGCGTGAGGAGTTCGGCCCCAAGGGCATCCGCGTCTCGGCCATCGAGCCCGGACTGACCGAGACCGAGCTCTACAACCATGTCCAGCACGACGACGTGAATGCATGGCTGAGCGGAACCAAGGAAAACTTCAAGTGGCTGCAGGAGGAGAACATCGCTGACGTCGTCACCTTCACCGTCAGCCTGCCCGCCCACGTGACCCTGCAGCAGACGGTCATCATGCCGACCGGTCAGACCGGCTGA
- a CDS encoding MarR family winged helix-turn-helix transcriptional regulator, translating into MDYGDKLFWLSVVIQRKYAQICAEFDLTSSQATLLCAIRDEPRRMADLAASLGMTKNALSQLVDRTARRELVGRAGSAQDRRVVMLSVTPTGKVLAEAVYAEVAKRLPEIARSLDADDQRDFERLATAIVDTSDLSSPTSD; encoded by the coding sequence GTGGACTATGGCGACAAGCTCTTCTGGCTTTCGGTAGTGATTCAACGCAAGTACGCGCAGATCTGCGCCGAGTTCGACCTGACCTCCTCGCAGGCCACGCTGCTCTGCGCAATCAGGGACGAGCCGCGGCGGATGGCCGACCTCGCCGCGTCGTTGGGTATGACCAAGAACGCATTGAGCCAGCTGGTGGATCGCACCGCTCGGCGCGAGTTGGTCGGCAGGGCAGGTTCGGCGCAGGACCGGCGGGTCGTCATGCTCAGTGTGACACCCACGGGGAAGGTGCTGGCCGAGGCCGTTTACGCCGAGGTCGCCAAGCGCCTGCCCGAGATCGCGAGGAGCCTGGACGCCGACGACCAGCGCGACTTCGAGCGCCTGGCCACCGCCATCGTGGACACCTCGGACCTCTCTTCGCCCACCTCGGACTGA
- the uvrA gene encoding excinuclease ABC subunit UvrA, producing MVNKDTVDPYVHVRGASENNLRNIDVDVPRDAMVAFTGVSGSGKSSLAFGTLYAEAQRRYFESVAPYARRLLQQVGAPHVQDITGLPPAVALQQRRGAPSSRSTVGTITTLSNLLRMLYSRAGTYPPRSARLEAESFSPNTVAGACPECHGLGVVHDVAEDLLVPDPSLSIREGAIAAWPGAWQGANLRSVVNGLGIDIDRPWRRLRKKDRDWLLYTDEQPSVYIEPEEDRVDYGYQGKFWSARKHVMHVLADSKSEKMRERALRFVRSVPCPECQGSGLRPEALAVTFAGHSIAEINAMPLTEVAVLLRPVARRDEADATTSTARSGETTEVAVRICGDLVARVDVLLDLGLGYLSLRRRSTTLSPGEAQRLRIATQLRSGLFGVVYVLDEPSAGLHPADAEPLLNVLDRLKAAGNSLFVVEHDMDVVRRADWVVDIGPGAGEGGGRVLHSGPVAGLERVRESATSQYLFGRATPLDHRPRTPQGWLHLSGVSRHNLHDVSIDVPLCVLTAVTGVSGSGKSTLVTQVLAEVVRGHLGLVPEEPDEAQLEVDVQDASGVESFDRLVRVDQRPIGRTPRSNLATYTGMFDAVRKLYAATDEATARGYSAGRFSFNVPEGRCDTCQGEGFVAVELLFLPGTYAPCPTCRGARYNAETLEITYRGKNIAEVLGLSVDTAATFLSANPAASRSLETLREVGLGYLRLGQPATELSGGEAQRIKLATELQRARRGHALYLLDEPTAGLHPSDVALLLRQLHRLVDAGNTVVLVEHDLDTIVTADWVIDLGPGGGDAGGRVVAVGPPAKVAKARRSATAPYLAARLAGS from the coding sequence ATGGTGAACAAGGACACGGTCGACCCCTATGTGCATGTTCGGGGCGCCAGTGAGAACAACCTGCGGAACATCGATGTCGACGTCCCGCGGGACGCGATGGTCGCCTTCACAGGTGTCTCCGGTTCGGGCAAGTCCTCGCTCGCGTTCGGCACGCTCTACGCTGAGGCCCAGCGGCGCTACTTCGAGTCCGTAGCACCGTACGCCCGAAGGCTGTTGCAACAAGTCGGTGCACCCCACGTGCAGGACATCACCGGACTGCCACCGGCCGTGGCCCTGCAGCAGCGACGCGGGGCGCCCAGTTCGCGCTCGACGGTCGGCACCATCACCACGCTGTCCAATCTGCTGCGCATGCTGTACTCCCGCGCCGGCACGTATCCGCCCCGGAGCGCACGGCTGGAAGCCGAATCGTTCTCACCCAACACCGTGGCCGGCGCCTGCCCGGAATGCCACGGACTGGGCGTCGTACACGACGTCGCTGAGGACCTCCTCGTCCCGGACCCCTCGCTGAGCATCCGCGAGGGAGCGATCGCCGCCTGGCCGGGCGCCTGGCAGGGCGCCAACCTTCGCAGCGTCGTGAACGGCCTGGGGATCGACATCGACCGCCCGTGGCGCAGACTCAGGAAGAAGGACCGGGACTGGCTGCTGTACACGGACGAGCAGCCCTCCGTGTACATCGAGCCGGAGGAGGACCGCGTCGACTACGGCTACCAGGGCAAATTCTGGAGTGCCCGCAAGCACGTCATGCACGTCCTCGCCGACTCCAAGAGCGAGAAGATGCGCGAACGGGCGCTCCGGTTCGTCAGGAGTGTGCCATGCCCGGAGTGCCAGGGCAGCGGACTACGTCCCGAAGCGCTCGCCGTGACCTTTGCCGGACACTCCATCGCGGAGATCAACGCGATGCCGCTCACCGAGGTCGCGGTCCTTTTGCGGCCCGTCGCGAGGCGGGACGAGGCAGACGCGACCACGTCGACCGCCCGATCCGGGGAGACGACCGAGGTCGCGGTCCGCATCTGCGGTGATCTGGTCGCGCGGGTCGATGTACTGCTCGACCTGGGCCTCGGATATCTCAGCCTCCGGCGCCGCTCGACGACCCTGTCGCCCGGCGAAGCGCAGCGCCTGCGGATCGCCACCCAGCTGCGCTCGGGGCTGTTCGGCGTCGTCTACGTACTCGACGAGCCCTCCGCGGGCCTGCACCCGGCTGACGCGGAACCGCTGCTGAACGTGCTGGACCGCCTCAAGGCGGCGGGCAACTCTCTGTTCGTCGTGGAACACGACATGGACGTCGTACGTCGGGCCGACTGGGTGGTCGACATCGGCCCCGGCGCGGGCGAGGGCGGCGGGCGCGTGCTGCACAGCGGTCCGGTCGCCGGTCTGGAGCGGGTGAGGGAGTCGGCCACCAGCCAGTACCTGTTCGGGCGCGCCACGCCACTCGATCACCGCCCGCGCACTCCGCAAGGCTGGCTGCACCTGAGCGGCGTCTCCCGCCACAATCTGCACGACGTGTCCATCGACGTACCGCTCTGCGTACTGACGGCGGTGACGGGCGTGTCCGGTTCCGGGAAGTCGACGCTGGTGACCCAGGTGCTCGCCGAGGTCGTCCGCGGACACCTCGGACTCGTACCCGAGGAGCCAGACGAGGCGCAGCTGGAGGTCGACGTCCAAGACGCCTCAGGGGTCGAGTCGTTCGACCGGCTGGTCCGCGTCGACCAACGGCCCATCGGCCGCACTCCCCGGTCCAACCTGGCCACGTACACAGGGATGTTCGACGCGGTCCGCAAGCTGTATGCGGCGACGGACGAGGCGACGGCGCGCGGTTACTCGGCCGGACGGTTCTCCTTCAACGTGCCCGAAGGGCGGTGCGATACCTGTCAGGGCGAGGGCTTCGTCGCGGTGGAACTGCTGTTCCTTCCCGGTACCTACGCACCGTGCCCGACCTGCCGGGGCGCCCGGTACAACGCCGAGACGCTGGAAATCACCTACCGCGGTAAGAACATCGCGGAAGTCCTGGGGCTGTCCGTCGACACCGCCGCCACGTTCCTGTCCGCCAACCCGGCCGCCTCCCGCAGCCTGGAGACGCTGCGCGAGGTGGGACTGGGATACCTGCGGCTGGGACAGCCCGCGACGGAACTCAGCGGTGGTGAGGCACAACGCATCAAACTGGCCACCGAACTGCAGCGAGCCCGCCGCGGCCACGCGCTCTACCTGCTCGACGAGCCGACTGCGGGGCTGCACCCCTCGGACGTCGCACTGCTGCTGCGACAACTGCATCGGCTCGTCGACGCCGGCAACACCGTCGTCCTCGTCGAGCACGATCTCGACACGATCGTCACCGCCGACTGGGTCATCGACCTCGGGCCGGGCGGCGGCGACGCGGGCGGGCGGGTGGTCGCGGTGGGCCCGCCGGCCAAGGTGGCGAAGGCCCGCCGCAGCGCCACCGCGCCCTACCTCGCGGCCCGACTCGCGGGCTCCTGA